The Streptomyces sp. CC0208 genome window below encodes:
- the efeU gene encoding iron uptake transporter permease EfeU: MFSNYLIGLREGLEASLVVCILIAYLVKTGRRDALRPIWIGIGVAVALALGFGCALEFGSQELTFEAQEALGGSLSVIAVGLVTWMVFWMRRTARHLKSELHGKLDAALQMGTAALVATAFLAVGREGLETALFVWASVHAAGDGTPRPLVGAALGIATAVFLGWLFYRGALRINLARFFTWTGGMLVVVAAGVLAYGFHDLQEANWLPGLRDRAFDISDTIPPDSWYGTLLKGVFNFQPDPTVLQVTVWLLYLIPTLALFLAPVGFASGKGKVKAPDEQGSRPSKAPQA; encoded by the coding sequence GTGTTCTCCAACTACCTGATCGGTCTGCGCGAAGGGCTCGAAGCCAGCCTGGTCGTCTGCATCCTCATCGCCTACCTGGTCAAGACGGGCCGCCGGGACGCCCTGCGGCCCATCTGGATCGGCATCGGCGTCGCGGTCGCGCTCGCCCTCGGCTTCGGATGCGCGCTCGAATTCGGCTCGCAGGAGCTGACGTTCGAGGCCCAGGAGGCGCTCGGCGGCTCCCTGTCGGTCATCGCGGTCGGCCTGGTGACGTGGATGGTCTTCTGGATGCGGCGCACCGCCCGGCACCTGAAGTCCGAACTGCACGGCAAGCTGGACGCCGCCCTGCAGATGGGCACCGCCGCCCTGGTCGCCACCGCGTTCCTCGCGGTGGGCCGGGAGGGCCTGGAGACCGCCCTGTTCGTGTGGGCCTCGGTGCACGCGGCCGGCGACGGCACTCCGCGCCCGCTGGTCGGCGCGGCCCTCGGTATCGCCACGGCGGTCTTCCTGGGCTGGCTGTTCTACCGCGGCGCCCTGCGCATCAACCTGGCCAGGTTCTTCACCTGGACCGGGGGCATGCTGGTCGTCGTGGCCGCCGGTGTGCTGGCGTACGGCTTCCACGACCTCCAGGAGGCGAACTGGCTGCCCGGCCTGCGCGACAGGGCCTTCGACATCAGTGACACCATCCCGCCGGACAGCTGGTACGGCACGCTCCTCAAGGGCGTGTTCAACTTCCAGCCGGACCCGACCGTCCTTCAGGTCACGGTGTGGCTGCTGTACTTGATCCCGACGCTCGCGCTGTTCCTCGCCCCGGTAGGGTTCGCCTCCGGGAAGGGGAAGGTGAAGGCACCTGATGAGCAGGGATCGCGGCCCTCGAAGGCTCCGCAGGCTTGA
- the efeB gene encoding iron uptake transporter deferrochelatase/peroxidase subunit has translation MTDAAESSTPSRRALIGWGGAGLALGAAAAGGAVAMTRTGDDLTPTAAEAGAAVEFHGAHQAGIATPVQDRLHFAAFDVTTEDRAEFVQMLKDWTAAARRMTGGKAVGEGAYGGLAEAPPDDTGEALGLKPSRLTLTIGFGPSLFGKFDLADQRPEALVDLPQFAGDNLDKNRSGGDLCVQACADDPQVAVHAIRNLARIGFGKVVIRWSQLGFGKTSSTTPDAQTPRNLMGFKDGTRNIAGTETDRLEKFVWADSAKDAKDAPWMHGGSYLVARRIRMHIETWDRTSLQEQEDVFGRDKGEGAPVGKAKERDKPFLPAMKPDAHVRLAHPDSNGGATILRRGYSFTDGTDGLGRLDAGLFFLAYMKDVREGFIRIQRHLATDALNEYIQHVGSAVFAVPPGVRDKDDWWGSTLFSEEA, from the coding sequence ATGACCGACGCAGCAGAATCCTCGACGCCCTCACGCCGCGCGCTCATCGGCTGGGGCGGGGCCGGGCTCGCGCTCGGCGCCGCCGCGGCCGGTGGCGCGGTCGCGATGACCCGCACCGGGGACGACCTCACCCCGACCGCCGCCGAGGCCGGTGCAGCCGTGGAGTTCCACGGCGCCCACCAGGCCGGTATCGCCACGCCCGTGCAGGACCGGCTGCACTTCGCCGCGTTCGACGTGACGACCGAGGACCGCGCCGAGTTCGTGCAGATGCTCAAGGACTGGACGGCCGCGGCCCGCCGGATGACCGGGGGGAAGGCGGTCGGGGAAGGGGCGTACGGCGGTCTCGCCGAGGCACCGCCGGACGACACCGGGGAGGCGCTCGGGCTCAAGCCGTCACGGCTGACCCTGACGATCGGCTTCGGTCCTTCCCTGTTCGGGAAGTTCGACCTCGCCGATCAGCGCCCCGAGGCACTCGTCGACCTCCCCCAGTTCGCCGGGGACAACCTCGACAAGAACCGCAGCGGCGGCGACCTGTGCGTCCAGGCCTGCGCGGACGACCCGCAGGTCGCCGTGCACGCGATCCGCAACCTCGCCCGGATCGGCTTCGGCAAGGTCGTCATCCGGTGGTCGCAGCTCGGCTTCGGCAAGACGTCCTCGACCACGCCCGACGCGCAGACCCCGCGCAACCTGATGGGCTTCAAGGACGGCACCCGCAACATCGCGGGCACGGAGACGGACCGCCTGGAGAAGTTCGTGTGGGCGGACTCCGCCAAGGACGCCAAGGACGCCCCGTGGATGCACGGCGGCTCCTACCTCGTCGCCCGCCGCATCCGCATGCACATCGAGACGTGGGACCGCACCTCGCTGCAGGAGCAGGAGGACGTCTTCGGCCGCGACAAGGGCGAGGGCGCCCCGGTCGGCAAGGCCAAGGAACGCGACAAGCCGTTCCTGCCGGCCATGAAGCCCGACGCGCACGTCCGGCTCGCGCACCCCGACTCCAACGGCGGGGCGACGATCCTGCGCCGCGGCTACTCCTTCACCGACGGCACCGACGGTCTCGGCCGCCTGGACGCGGGTCTGTTCTTCCTGGCGTACATGAAGGACGTCCGGGAGGGCTTCATCCGCATCCAGCGGCATCTGGCCACCGACGCGCTCAACGAGTACATCCAGCACGTGGGTTCGGCGGTCTTCGCCGTCCCGCCCGGCGTCCGTGACAAGGACGACTGGTGGGGCAGCACGCTGTTCTCCGAGGAGGCCTGA
- the efeO gene encoding iron uptake system protein EfeO: MRAARLSVVTATAVAALTAVAGCTEKGSSGDSDRVIDVTATDSKCEVSKKEFPAGHVELAIENKGSKVTEVYVLFPDDRIVTERENIGPGTKQKVTAEVKAGAYTIACKPGMKGDGIRQEVKATGGSVAKRDPRLDSAVAAYRKYAQEQADATLPLAKTFAAAVKAGDLEAAKKAYAPSRIGWERTEPVAESFGDIDPKVDVRADGLEGGQKWTGWHRLEKSLWQDKKITAEDKTLADQLITDLTDWQKRVGKADITPTSMANGAKELLDEVATGKVTGEEERYSHTDLVDFKANVEGAEKSYELLKPVAKENNAALVTELDKQFAAIDTLLDKYRADKSSYDFTSYDKVGDADRKQLSDGVNALAEPLSKLAAAVVTKSA; the protein is encoded by the coding sequence ATGCGCGCCGCCAGACTGTCCGTCGTCACCGCCACCGCCGTGGCGGCACTGACCGCCGTCGCGGGGTGCACGGAGAAGGGAAGCTCCGGCGACAGCGACCGCGTGATCGACGTGACCGCCACGGACAGCAAGTGCGAGGTCTCCAAGAAGGAGTTCCCGGCCGGCCACGTGGAACTCGCGATCGAGAACAAGGGCTCCAAGGTCACCGAGGTCTACGTCCTGTTCCCGGACGACCGGATCGTCACCGAGCGGGAGAACATCGGCCCGGGCACCAAGCAGAAGGTCACCGCCGAGGTGAAGGCCGGCGCCTACACGATCGCCTGCAAGCCCGGCATGAAGGGCGACGGCATCCGCCAGGAGGTCAAGGCGACCGGCGGAAGCGTGGCCAAGCGCGACCCGCGCCTCGACTCGGCCGTCGCCGCGTACCGCAAGTACGCGCAGGAGCAGGCCGACGCGACCCTGCCGCTGGCGAAGACCTTCGCCGCCGCGGTCAAGGCCGGTGACCTGGAGGCGGCCAAGAAGGCCTACGCCCCCTCCCGGATCGGCTGGGAGCGCACCGAGCCGGTGGCGGAGTCGTTCGGTGACATCGACCCGAAGGTCGACGTGCGGGCCGACGGGCTGGAGGGCGGGCAGAAGTGGACCGGCTGGCACCGGCTCGAGAAGTCCCTCTGGCAGGACAAGAAGATCACCGCCGAGGACAAGACCCTCGCCGACCAGCTGATCACCGACCTCACCGACTGGCAGAAGCGCGTCGGCAAGGCGGACATCACCCCGACCTCCATGGCCAACGGCGCAAAGGAACTCCTCGACGAGGTCGCCACCGGCAAGGTCACCGGCGAGGAGGAGCGCTATTCGCACACCGACCTCGTCGACTTCAAGGCCAATGTCGAGGGCGCCGAGAAGTCGTACGAGCTGCTGAAGCCGGTCGCCAAGGAGAACAACGCGGCCCTGGTCACCGAGCTCGACAAGCAGTTCGCGGCGATCGACACGCTGCTGGACAAGTACCGCGCGGACAAGTCGTCGTACGACTTCACCTCGTACGACAAGGTCGGCGACGCCGATCGCAAGCAGCTGTCGGACGGTGTGAACGCGCTCGCGGAGCCGCTGTCCAAGCTCGCCGCCGCCGTCGTCACCAAGTCCGCCTGA
- a CDS encoding PhzF family phenazine biosynthesis protein has translation MTDYDVLRVFCAPNGGYGNELGVVREGSVMPDRDERQAFAAKLGFSETVFVDDPERGVIDIYTPSARLAFAGYPCVGAAWLLDVPELVTPAGVVGTRLDGEFSWIEARAEWAAPRTFRQYGTAAEVDDLAVPAPGAWIYAWAWEDEAAGRIRARGFPGRGDGVEEDEATGAAALQLTAELGRALNIVQGAGSQILTAPQPGGWVEVGGRVFLER, from the coding sequence GTGACTGACTACGACGTGCTGCGCGTCTTCTGTGCGCCGAACGGCGGCTACGGCAATGAGCTGGGGGTCGTGCGCGAGGGGTCCGTGATGCCGGACCGGGACGAGCGACAGGCGTTCGCCGCGAAACTCGGGTTCAGCGAGACCGTGTTCGTCGACGATCCCGAGCGGGGCGTCATCGACATCTACACGCCCTCCGCACGGCTGGCCTTCGCCGGATACCCGTGTGTCGGGGCCGCCTGGCTGCTCGACGTGCCCGAACTCGTCACGCCCGCCGGGGTCGTCGGCACCCGGCTCGACGGGGAGTTCAGCTGGATCGAGGCGCGGGCCGAGTGGGCGGCGCCCCGGACCTTCCGGCAGTACGGCACCGCCGCCGAGGTGGACGATCTGGCCGTCCCGGCGCCGGGGGCGTGGATCTACGCCTGGGCCTGGGAGGACGAGGCCGCCGGACGGATCAGGGCCCGCGGCTTTCCCGGCCGGGGTGACGGTGTCGAGGAGGACGAGGCCACCGGTGCCGCCGCTCTCCAGCTCACCGCCGAACTGGGGCGAGCCCTGAACATCGTCCAGGGCGCCGGTTCCCAGATCCTCACGGCCCCGCAGCCCGGGGGATGGGTCGAGGTGGGAGGGCGGGTCTTCCTGGAGCGCTGA
- the map gene encoding type I methionyl aminopeptidase gives MSGQSLLVPGELSPIRSVPGNIRRPEYVGKPAPTPYTGPEVQTPETIEAMRIAGRIAARAMAEAAKLIAPGVTTDELDKVAHEYMCDHGAYPSTLGYRGFPKSLCTSLNEVICHGIPDSTVLRDGDIINLDVTAYIGGVHGDNNATYLVGDVDEESRLLVERTRESLNRAIKAVKPGRQINIIGRVIESYAKRFGYGVVRDFTGHGINSSFHSGLIIPHYDSPHATTVIQPGMTFTIEPMLTLGTHEYDMWDDGWTVVTKDRRRTAQFEHTLVVTETGAEVLTLP, from the coding sequence ATGTCTGGCCAGTCGCTGCTCGTGCCCGGGGAGCTGTCCCCCATCCGTTCCGTGCCCGGAAACATCCGGCGCCCCGAGTACGTCGGCAAGCCCGCGCCGACGCCGTACACGGGTCCGGAGGTGCAGACCCCGGAGACGATCGAGGCGATGCGGATCGCCGGCCGTATCGCGGCGCGGGCGATGGCGGAGGCCGCGAAGCTGATCGCTCCCGGGGTGACCACCGACGAACTCGACAAGGTGGCGCACGAGTACATGTGCGACCACGGCGCCTACCCGTCGACGCTCGGTTACCGGGGTTTCCCGAAGTCGCTGTGCACGAGCCTCAACGAGGTGATCTGCCACGGCATTCCGGACTCCACCGTGCTCCGGGACGGCGACATCATCAACCTCGACGTGACGGCGTACATCGGCGGGGTGCACGGCGACAACAACGCGACGTACCTGGTGGGTGACGTCGACGAGGAGAGCCGTCTGCTGGTCGAGCGGACCCGGGAGTCCCTGAACCGTGCGATCAAGGCCGTCAAGCCGGGCCGCCAGATCAACATCATCGGCCGTGTGATCGAGTCGTACGCCAAGCGCTTCGGCTACGGAGTCGTCCGGGACTTCACGGGTCACGGCATCAACTCCTCCTTCCACAGCGGGCTGATCATCCCGCACTACGACAGCCCGCACGCGACGACGGTCATCCAGCCCGGCATGACGTTCACCATCGAGCCGATGCTGACGCTCGGGACGCACGAGTACGACATGTGGGACGACGGCTGGACGGTCGTCACGAAGGACCGCAGGCGGACGGCGCAGTTCGAGCACACGCTGGTGGTGACGGAGACGGGGGCGGAGGTCCTGACGCTGCCGTAG
- a CDS encoding MFS transporter codes for MLPDLAPWRASRDFRRLWYSGLISNFGSFLTFVALPVQLKDLTGSAAAVGAIGAVELVPLLVFGLYGGALADAWDKRKLIVWTEVGQGLLSAALLLNALFPHPAVWPLYVVAALSSALVSVQRPALDSLWPRIVAHDHLPAAASLNSFRWTVGGVAGPALAGVVVAYAGLGWAYGADLLTFAVSVVLVARIASSPASHEAAKPSLKAIAEGARYAWSRKELLGTYAVDLAAMFLAMPLALLPFLADELDAEWSLGLMYASVPFGALLVSLMSGWTSRVHRHGRMVVLSAALWGVAIAAAGVMDDVWLVLLFLTVAGGCDMVSGIFRGAMWNQTIPDELRGRLAGIELLSYSVGPTVGQVRAGGFAAWWGVRTSVWSGGLLCAGAVGLLALCLPSLMSYDVRTDEHATRLRKQREAAAPTPMEA; via the coding sequence ATGCTCCCCGACCTCGCCCCCTGGCGGGCCTCCCGGGACTTCCGGCGGCTGTGGTACTCGGGGCTGATCTCGAACTTCGGCAGTTTCCTGACCTTCGTGGCCCTGCCGGTCCAGCTCAAGGACCTGACGGGCTCAGCGGCCGCGGTCGGCGCGATCGGGGCCGTGGAGCTGGTCCCGCTCCTCGTCTTCGGCCTGTACGGCGGCGCGCTCGCGGACGCCTGGGACAAGCGGAAGCTGATCGTGTGGACCGAGGTGGGGCAGGGCCTGCTGAGCGCGGCCCTGCTGCTCAACGCGCTGTTCCCGCACCCCGCCGTCTGGCCGCTGTACGTCGTCGCCGCCCTGTCCTCCGCCCTGGTCTCGGTGCAGCGGCCCGCGCTCGACTCCCTGTGGCCCCGGATCGTGGCCCACGACCACCTCCCGGCGGCGGCCTCGCTGAACTCCTTCCGCTGGACGGTGGGCGGGGTCGCGGGCCCGGCGCTGGCGGGCGTGGTGGTGGCCTACGCGGGCCTGGGCTGGGCGTACGGCGCGGACCTGCTGACCTTCGCCGTCTCCGTCGTCCTCGTCGCGCGGATCGCGTCCTCGCCGGCCTCCCACGAGGCGGCCAAGCCGTCGCTGAAGGCCATCGCGGAGGGCGCCCGGTACGCCTGGAGCCGTAAGGAACTGCTCGGCACGTACGCCGTCGACCTCGCCGCGATGTTCCTGGCGATGCCGCTGGCCCTGCTGCCGTTCCTGGCGGACGAACTGGACGCCGAGTGGTCGCTGGGCCTGATGTACGCGAGCGTCCCGTTCGGCGCGCTGCTGGTGAGCCTGATGAGCGGCTGGACGTCCCGGGTCCACCGGCACGGCCGGATGGTGGTGCTGTCGGCGGCCCTGTGGGGCGTGGCGATCGCGGCCGCCGGGGTCATGGACGACGTATGGCTGGTGCTGCTGTTCCTGACCGTGGCCGGCGGCTGCGACATGGTCAGCGGGATCTTCCGCGGGGCCATGTGGAACCAGACCATCCCGGACGAGCTGCGCGGGCGGCTCGCCGGAATCGAGCTGCTGTCGTACTCGGTGGGCCCGACCGTCGGCCAGGTCAGGGCCGGCGGTTTCGCCGCGTGGTGGGGCGTGCGGACGTCGGTGTGGTCCGGCGGCCTGCTGTGTGCGGGCGCCGTGGGCCTGCTGGCCCTGTGCCTGCCGAGCCTGATGTCGTACGACGTGCGCACCGACGAGCACGCGACGCGGCTGCGCAAGCAACGCGAGGCAGCCGCGCCGACCCCCATGGAGGCGTGA
- the npdG gene encoding NADPH-dependent F420 reductase: protein MTSTDSAAQKAPAKDPWDLPDVSGLVVGVLGGTGPQGKGLAYRLARAGQKVIIGSRAADRAQAAAEELGHGVEGADNAETARRSDIVIVAVPWDGHGKTLESLREELVGKLVVDCVNPLGFDKKGAYALKPEEGSAAEQAASLLPDSRVTAAFHHLSAVLLQDPEVEEIDTDVMVLGEERADVEIVQALAGRIPGMRGIFAGRLRNAHQVESLVANLISVNRRYKAHAGLRVTDV, encoded by the coding sequence ATGACCTCTACCGACAGTGCTGCACAGAAGGCTCCCGCCAAGGACCCCTGGGACCTTCCCGACGTCTCCGGGCTCGTCGTCGGCGTGCTCGGCGGGACCGGGCCGCAGGGCAAGGGCCTCGCCTACCGGCTCGCCCGCGCCGGGCAGAAGGTGATCATCGGCTCACGCGCCGCCGACCGCGCACAGGCCGCGGCCGAGGAACTCGGGCACGGGGTCGAGGGCGCCGACAACGCCGAGACCGCGCGCCGCAGCGACATCGTGATCGTCGCCGTGCCGTGGGACGGGCACGGCAAGACCCTGGAGTCGCTGCGCGAGGAACTCGTCGGCAAGCTCGTCGTCGACTGCGTCAACCCGCTCGGCTTCGACAAGAAGGGCGCCTACGCGCTGAAGCCGGAGGAGGGAAGCGCCGCCGAGCAGGCCGCTTCCCTGTTGCCGGACTCGCGGGTCACCGCCGCCTTCCACCATCTGTCGGCCGTGCTGCTCCAGGACCCGGAGGTCGAGGAGATCGACACCGACGTCATGGTGCTCGGCGAGGAGCGGGCCGACGTGGAGATCGTGCAGGCGCTGGCCGGCCGTATCCCCGGTATGCGCGGCATCTTCGCGGGGCGGCTGCGCAACGCCCACCAGGTGGAGTCGCTGGTCGCCAACCTGATCTCGGTGAACCGGCGGTACAAGGCGCACGCGGGGCTGCGGGTCACGGACGTCTGA
- a CDS encoding site-2 protease family protein — translation MTTATTRHSDRRISPVFIGICAVTAVTGWATWTGFAEKPGIAVFLFVTGAWIVSLCLHEYAHARTALHSGDITIGAKGYLTLNPLKYTHALLSIVLPVIFVIMGGIGLPGGAVFIERDRIRGRWRHSLISAAGPLTNVLFAIACTAPFWLDALDGVPPEFRYALAFLALLQVSAAILNFLPVPGLDGYGVIEPWLSYNTKRQIEPFAPFGLLFVFALLWVPQVNSVFFDLVDAVLRGLQVDPWQASSGWSLYRFWT, via the coding sequence ATGACCACCGCCACCACCCGCCACAGCGACCGGCGGATCAGCCCGGTCTTCATAGGCATCTGCGCCGTGACGGCGGTGACGGGCTGGGCCACCTGGACCGGCTTCGCCGAGAAGCCCGGCATCGCCGTGTTCCTGTTCGTGACCGGCGCCTGGATCGTCTCCCTGTGCCTGCACGAGTACGCGCACGCCCGCACCGCCCTGCACAGCGGCGACATCACCATCGGCGCCAAGGGCTACCTCACGCTGAACCCGCTGAAGTACACCCACGCCCTGCTCAGCATCGTGCTCCCCGTCATCTTCGTGATCATGGGCGGTATCGGCCTGCCAGGCGGCGCGGTCTTCATCGAGCGCGACCGGATCCGCGGCCGCTGGCGGCACAGCCTGATCTCGGCGGCGGGCCCCCTCACGAACGTCCTGTTCGCGATCGCCTGCACGGCCCCGTTCTGGCTGGACGCCCTCGACGGGGTCCCGCCGGAGTTCCGCTACGCGCTGGCCTTCCTCGCCCTGCTCCAGGTCTCGGCCGCGATCCTGAACTTCCTGCCGGTCCCCGGCCTGGACGGCTACGGCGTGATCGAGCCCTGGCTCTCGTACAACACCAAGCGCCAGATCGAACCGTTCGCGCCCTTCGGCCTGCTGTTCGTGTTCGCGCTGCTGTGGGTGCCGCAGGTCAACAGCGTGTTCTTCGACCTGGTCGACGCGGTCCTGCGCGGCCTCCAGGTCGACCCCTGGCAGGCCTCGTCCGGCTGGAGCCTCTACCGCTTCTGGACCTGA